A single region of the Brachypodium distachyon strain Bd21 chromosome 3, Brachypodium_distachyon_v3.0, whole genome shotgun sequence genome encodes:
- the LOC100824516 gene encoding F-box/LRR-repeat protein 2 isoform X2 produces MGGVCSRKRSQLVDEDDSFQSPTRFSKTSSLKWLLLTLPRSSSDVSRKGLGKGPGRCPSLMELCVAKVCKDISKYSSFAVLPSDLSQQVFNQLVDSNCLKEASLETFRDCALHDICLGEFPGVKDAWMEVVASQRQSLLSVDISCSEVTDSGLNLLRDCSNMQSLVCNYCDQISEHGLGVLSGFSNLTSLSFKRSDGVTAEGMRVFANLVNLVNLDLERCLKIHGGLVHLKGLRKLESINMRYCNNITDSDIKYLSDLTNLKELQLSSCRITDLGVSYLRGLSKLIRLNLESCPVTAACLVDISGLASLMLLNLNRCGIYDEGCESFKDLKKLKVLNLGFNYITDACLVHLKELINLEFLNLDSCKVGDAGLLHLKGLVLLKSLELSDTEVGSNGLRHLSGLRTLQRIDLSFTLVTDTGMKKISALSSLKSVNLDSRLITDVGLAALTGLTGLTHLDLFGARITDNGASCFRCTWCTSIIFS; encoded by the exons ATGGGCGGCGTCTGTTCAAGGAAGAGAAGCCAGTTGGTGGATGAGGATGACTCTTTCCAGTCACCGACAAGGTTCTCAAAGACCAGCAGCTTGAAATGGCTGCTGCTTACACTGCCCCGCAGCAGCTCTGATGTCTCCCGCAAGGGACTGGGCAAGGGCCCTGGCCGGTGCCCGTCACTCATGGAGCTTTGTGTGGCCAAAGTCTGCAAG GATATCAGCAAGTATTCTAGTTTTGCTGTGCTGCCGAGTGATCTCAGCCAACAGGTTTTCAACCAACTTGTGGATTCAAACTGTCTCAAAGAGGCGTCGCTTGAAACTTTTCGGGATTGTGCACTGCAT GACATTTGTCTGGGGGAGTTTCCTGGAGTTAAGGATGCCTGGATGGAAGTAGTGGCTTCACAAAGGCAGTCATTATTATCCGTTGACATTTCTTGCTCTGAAGTTACTGATAGTGGCTTAAACCTTCTTAGAGATTGCTCAAACATGCAAAGCTTGGTATGCAATTACTGTGATCAAATCTCAGAACACGGCCTTGGAGTCTTGTCAG GTTTCTCTAACCTGACATCTCTAAGTTTCAAGAGAAGTGATGGTGTTACTGCTGAAGGAATGAGAGTGTTTGCAAATTTAGTTAATTTGGTAAATCTTGACCTTGAGCGATGCCTGAAGATTCATGGCGGCCTTGTTCATTTGAAAG GTCTGAGAAAACTGGAGTCGATTAATATGAGATATTGTAACAACATTACGGATTCAGATATCAAGTATTTATCAG ATCTCACAAATTTGAAGGAACTGCAATTATCGTCTTGTAGAATTACAGACCTGGGTGTTTCTTATCTTAGAG GCTTGTCCAAGTTAATTCGGTTGAACTTGGAGAGCTGCCCAGTGACTGCTGCTTGTTTGGTGGATATCTCAG GATTGGCTTCATTGATGTTGTTGAATTTAAATCGTTGTGGTATATATGATGAAGGCTGCGAAAGCTTTAAAG ATCTTAAAAAGTTGAAGGTCTTAAATTTGGGGTTTAACTATATTACAGATGCTTGTTTGGTGCATTTGAAAG AAttaatcaatttggagttcttGAACCTGGATTCATGCAAGGTTGGAGATGCCGGTCTACTACATCTGAAGG GCCTTGTGTTATTGAAAAGCTTGGAGCTTTCTGACACTGAAGTTGGAAGCAACGGGCTCCGGCATCTTTCTG GTCTTCGGACTTTGCAAAGGATCGATCTCTCATTTACATTGGTCACAGACACTGGTATGAAGAAGATCTCTGCATTGAGTTCGCTGAAGTCGGTTAATCTTGACAGTCGCCTGATAACTGATGTTGGCTTAGCAGCACTTACTG